TCAATTTCATAATAGTTACAGATTGAGCAAATAGAAATATTTTCTTTTATTAGATTAAGTTGTTTAACAAAATTGTCTAAAGCAAATTTATCAATTATTAAATTGTTAACTAATCTCTCACTAGTTTTCTTAGTAAGACCATTGTTTTTATTAATGTTACTTATAATTTCTTCAAACAATTCTTTATTCATAATTAATCCTCTATTTCTAATTCATCTATGTTAAATAATCTTGATGCCGCTTCAATTGTTTTATCATCAAAATGACTTAAAACCACTGATTGTTTTTTGCTATCAAAATAATGATCATAACTTATTTGCTCATATGTTGGCAATTGCCCATTTTCTTTTAATTTTTTAAATGTTATTTTTATTTCATTTCAAAAGGCTTCATCAATTGGTAAAAATAATAATTTATCAAACTCTTTTTGTATTAGCGCCCTTTGTTCCTCATTCTGCAATGTTACTAATAAATTGTTAACATTTTCTAAATCCTCTGATCTTAAAAGTATTTCATTTTGTGATGCAGCTATAACTTTAAAGTTAAAGAAATTTATGTATTTTTTTGCTAACTCTGGGTTTATTAAATTATCACTTTCATCTGCAGCAAAAAAACTATTAAGTTTTGCTTCAATTTCTTCACGTTTATTTTTGCTTGCACCAACTAATAAATTTATTACTTCAGAAATTTCAATTTTATATGTTTTCTTTTCTTCGTTAGCAACTAGGTTTTTGTTTAATTGTATTTTAAGATTTGTCAATGTTTTAATTTCAAAATTTTCTTCATTAACCTTTGGTTCAACAACTACTTCAGTTATTTCATCTTCATTTTTTTCTTCAACAATTAATTTACTTTCTAAAACACTTTCTTGTGCGGATGTTTCTAATTGATTACTATTTGATTCTTCAAAATTATTTGTTATAAATGGTTCAGAAATTATATTAGGCTCTTCAGATATTTTTTCAGCAATTATTTCATCTTTTGCTTCAATAATTGGTTTTATTGTTTCACTTACTTTAATTTTGTGTTCAACTGAGTTTTCAATTGTTTTTAATACACTAATTAATAAATAATTAAAGTTAATGTTTGTTCCTTTAGTTTTAGCATAGGCCTCGCTTAAGTTATCAGCTACTTCAAAAAGTGATTTAACTTCTGTATTTGAAAAATTAGATAAATCTGATTCTTCTAAAATATTTAAAACATTAGAATCTTTTGTAAATTTGTATTCAATTATTTCTTTTACAATTTCAATTAAACTTAATGTAAATACATCAAAATCCATCCCTTGTTTATTTGCCTTTTCAAAATAATTTATTATTGTTGCAGGTTCGTTATTTAATATATTCACTAATATCTGAATTTTTTCAGTTTTTGTAGCTACATAGAAAACAGCTTTTAGATCTTCAATAGTTATGTGTTCAGAAGTAACCGTCATTAGTTGTTCAATAACATTTGAAGCATCTCTCAATGATCCTTCAGAAATAATTGCTATTTCTTCTAGCACATCTTTGTCTATTTTATATCCTTCATTTTCACAAATGTAATTTAATCTATTCATAAGTGATGTTCTATCTATCTTTTTAAAATTAAATATTTGACATCTTGAAAGTATTGTAGCTGGAATTTTTGCATATTCAGTTGTTGCCAAAATAAATATGGCATGTAATGGTGGTTCTTCAAGAGTTTTTAGAAGTGCATTAAATGCAGCCTTTGTTAGCATATGAACTTCATCTATAATATAGATTTTATATTTACCAATAAATGGTAAAGAATTAATATTATTTTTTATTTCTCTGATTTCATCAACACCATTATTAGACGCAGCATCCATTTCAATAATATCTGGATTTCTTTGTTCATTAGAAGCAACACAACTTTCACAAACTTCACATGCAACTCCATCTAAAAGGTTTGAACAGTTAACACTTTTTGCTAATATTCTGGCTATAGATGTTTTACCAGTTCCTCTTTGTCCAGCAAATAAAAATGAATGACTTATTTTATTATTTTTTAATTCATTTTTTAGTATTTCAACAACATTTTGATGTCCTGCTATGTCTCCAAAATTACTTGGCCTGTATTTTCTATATATTGCTTTATTTTGTTCCATAAACCCTCCAGTAAATAAAAATATATTTATTATTAATTTTAACATTTTTGGTTGTTTTTATAAACCTGTTACAAAGATTTAAAATAAAGAAATTTTTAATTTTAAAAGTACTTTATTAAAAGTAACAATATTCTTTTTTTAAATGAAAAAGGAATATGATTGTTTATAAAGGAGATTAGAAAAATGAAATGATGAATTTCTGACTTTGACGGAACGCTTACACTTAACCCAAAAACAGAAGCTATAGATGAAAAAGATATGAACTTTATTGAAAGATGGACTGAAGAAAATAATTTCATTATTGCCACTGGCAGAGATGTTAGTTATATAAATTATTTAATTGAACACTATAATTTAAAGTCTGAATATAAGATGGCAAACAATGGTGCTTCCTTATATAAAGGTAACGAATTAATTTTTAATCAATCTATAGAAATGGAAGGGCGTAAAAAACTTTTTGAAACTGTTAATATGCTATACAAATTTTGCGGGATAAAAATAGCAGATCATAATAATTGCATAATTCTTTCTGGTATTGAAGAAGAAATTCCAAGATACAAAGAAACTATTGTACATGAAAAGTGATTTAAAATGGAAGATAACTTTAAGGAGTATGCAAATGAGATTTTAAATAATAAAGATCTAAACAACATAACATTTTTTGCACACCCTCAAGATTTTGAATACATTCTAAGTTTATTTGAGGGATTCAAAAATTTAAAAATTATTCAAACTTCTCCATGCAATTTAGAGGTAATGCATAAAGATGTTTCTAAATACTCTGGCATAAAATTTTTAAAAGAAAAATATAATATTTCTGACGATAATATTATTGTTAGCGGAGATGGAGATAATGATTTTGAAATGCTAAGCGGATGTACAAATTCTTTTGCAATGAAAAATGGAACAATGAAAGCTCATATGGCTGCTAAACATATTATTTCAAATGTTTTTGAAATAGAAAATTTTATTTCAATAAAATAAGACCACAAATAATTGCGGTCTTATTTTCTTTTATGTTTGAAAAAATCTGATATTATGTTTTGATATTTTAATTCCAATTTTAAATCTTCAAGTTTTGTTATATTCATTTTAATTTCATCTATATTAACATCATTTCTAAAACTCATTTTAATGTTTTCTGTTAAATAAACTACATTATTGATCTTTGCTTGTTTAATGGCTCCATAGCACATTAAACAAGGCTCTAAAGTAGTAAAAAGAGTGAAATCAGACAAATTTGCATTATTTACTTTTCTTATTGCCTTATTAATTGCATTTATTTCTGCGTGCCCTGTTATTTTTTTTCTTTTGTAACTATTGTTATATGAAAAAAAAGCTATTTTTTCGTCCTTTATTAGACAAGAAAAAACGGGTACGTCCTTTGTGTTACTTTTTACTTTAATCTTGTTTACATATTTTTCAAAATTCATCATAGTTTAATTATAAACAAAAAACCGTGATACAAGACACATTCCCTTATAGCTGCTACCTTCCGGTCCTGACTCATTCGGGCGTAATCTTTATCACGGCAATATTATTATACATTTAAAATATCTTTTTTAAAACTAATCCATTTTAATATCACTTAATTTATTGATAACATATTTAGCTTTATCTCTTATATTCACATTATGTTCTTGAATTACCATATAAGAATTTTCAAAGAATTCTTTAAACATTGAAAGATCATTATTATCATCACCTGCAACTATTATATCTTTTTTATCAATGTTAAATATTTTTGCCATCTCTTTTATAGCATTTCCTTTTGAAACTTCAGCATTGTGAATTTCATTAAAAGTAATTTCTTTTAAATTATTTGAAACATAACTAAAACTTATTCTCTTATTTTTAAGATTTTTCATAAGCATATTTCATGTTGACGTTTTGCAACTCATTTTAAAGCAAATCATTTCTTTGTCCTTAATGTAATTAAAAGGTTTATTTTGAGGTCTCATACCCATAAAAGTTTTTGACATTTCTTCTTCTCAATGATCATGATAAAAGAAATTCTCTTCTCCTTTAAATGAATAAACTAAACTAAATATTTCGCTTCTATTGTTTTCAACAAAACTAATTATTTCATTTGTTAAATTAGTTGGCAAATATTTTGCAAATAATTCATTGCTATTATTATCATATATTGCTGCCCCTGCATTTGTTAAATAATAATCAGGTATAAAATTAGGGTAATTTTCTTTTAAGTGATCAGATATATGTTCAAAAGGTCTACCTGTAGCAATGATTATTTTATTTCCATTTTTTTGTCATTTCATCATAAAGTCCATATCAATTTTAGTAATTAAGTTTTTTTCATCTCTACTGTTTCTTAAAGTTCCATCAAAATCTGTAAAAAGTCATTTCATATATTATTCTCCGATCGTTTTCTTATAAAAATTATACATTCAATGTAATTGTTTAAAAATGTTTTTGTTTATAAAAAAATAACAGTTTCCTGTTATTAAATTACTTATTTAATTTTGTTAATCTTCTTTCTTCTTGACGTTTTCTACGTTGAACTTCTTGCACAGAACGGTTAGCTTTGTGTTGGTTTCAGAAGAAGAAACCTAAAGTTTGTATGATTTGGAAAGTTGATGAGAATATTCAGTAAATTGCAACCCCTGAAGCTACTGATGCAACAACGAAGATAAATACAAA
The Mesoplasma entomophilum DNA segment above includes these coding regions:
- the dnaX gene encoding DNA polymerase III subunit gamma/tau is translated as MEQNKAIYRKYRPSNFGDIAGHQNVVEILKNELKNNKISHSFLFAGQRGTGKTSIARILAKSVNCSNLLDGVACEVCESCVASNEQRNPDIIEMDAASNNGVDEIREIKNNINSLPFIGKYKIYIIDEVHMLTKAAFNALLKTLEEPPLHAIFILATTEYAKIPATILSRCQIFNFKKIDRTSLMNRLNYICENEGYKIDKDVLEEIAIISEGSLRDASNVIEQLMTVTSEHITIEDLKAVFYVATKTEKIQILVNILNNEPATIINYFEKANKQGMDFDVFTLSLIEIVKEIIEYKFTKDSNVLNILEESDLSNFSNTEVKSLFEVADNLSEAYAKTKGTNINFNYLLISVLKTIENSVEHKIKVSETIKPIIEAKDEIIAEKISEEPNIISEPFITNNFEESNSNQLETSAQESVLESKLIVEEKNEDEITEVVVEPKVNEENFEIKTLTNLKIQLNKNLVANEEKKTYKIEISEVINLLVGASKNKREEIEAKLNSFFAADESDNLINPELAKKYINFFNFKVIAASQNEILLRSEDLENVNNLLVTLQNEEQRALIQKEFDKLLFLPIDEAFWNEIKITFKKLKENGQLPTYEQISYDHYFDSKKQSVVLSHFDDKTIEAASRLFNIDELEIED
- a CDS encoding HAD-IIB family hydrolase; the encoded protein is MKWWISDFDGTLTLNPKTEAIDEKDMNFIERWTEENNFIIATGRDVSYINYLIEHYNLKSEYKMANNGASLYKGNELIFNQSIEMEGRKKLFETVNMLYKFCGIKIADHNNCIILSGIEEEIPRYKETIVHEKWFKMEDNFKEYANEILNNKDLNNITFFAHPQDFEYILSLFEGFKNLKIIQTSPCNLEVMHKDVSKYSGIKFLKEKYNISDDNIIVSGDGDNDFEMLSGCTNSFAMKNGTMKAHMAAKHIISNVFEIENFISIK
- a CDS encoding nucleoside deaminase; its protein translation is MMNFEKYVNKIKVKSNTKDVPVFSCLIKDEKIAFFSYNNSYKRKKITGHAEINAINKAIRKVNNANLSDFTLFTTLEPCLMCYGAIKQAKINNVVYLTENIKMSFRNDVNIDEIKMNITKLEDLKLELKYQNIISDFFKHKRK
- a CDS encoding Cof-type HAD-IIB family hydrolase — translated: MKWLFTDFDGTLRNSRDEKNLITKIDMDFMMKWQKNGNKIIIATGRPFEHISDHLKENYPNFIPDYYLTNAGAAIYDNNSNELFAKYLPTNLTNEIISFVENNRSEIFSLVYSFKGEENFFYHDHWEEEMSKTFMGMRPQNKPFNYIKDKEMICFKMSCKTSTWNMLMKNLKNKRISFSYVSNNLKEITFNEIHNAEVSKGNAIKEMAKIFNIDKKDIIVAGDDNNDLSMFKEFFENSYMVIQEHNVNIRDKAKYVINKLSDIKMD